In the genome of Ferrovibrio terrae, the window ATATCGACGCGCTGAATATCATCGTGCGCCGCCGCATCAGCGGGCCGGGCAGCATGCTGGAACGCCGCGTGGCCGAAGCCTTCCGCGAGGCCTACACCAAGATGCGCCTGCGCCAGCCGTCCGAAGTGGCGATGGAGCACAAGGTGGCGGATGCCGTGCGGCAGCTGGATGGCAAGCGCGAACCGTCGGTGAAATCGCCGGATTTGAAGAATACCGGCCGCGAATGGCCGAATGGCGTGCGCCTGACGGCCGATTGAGGCAGGCGTGACTGATTCCGACGACCGCAACAATCCGAACGGACCGCCGGAAGGCTTCAACTGGAAGCCGCAGGCGATCAAGCCGATTGCCGCGCAGGAAGTGATCGCCGAGGCGATCAAGGAAGCCGACAACAGCTATTTCTTCGAGAATTACACCAAGCAGTCTGCCGCGGTGATCGCGGCGCTGCGCAAGCATGGCTATGTGATCGTGCCCTATTATCCCACGGTCGGCATGGTCAAGGCGGCGATGGACGAGCTGCAATACGGCCAGAACCGGTTCACCAATGTGGTGATGCCGATGTATCTGGCGATGATGAAAGCGGCGCCCAAGCCGAAGGGCTGATGTGGGCTAACCCCGCATTAACCGTGATCTGGTATTGCTGCGAAACTGCGGTAGACTACGGGCGGATCGAGTGTCCGGGTCGGCCGTTTCTCAGGAGTTGACCAACGATGAGCCGGGACAAGCTGGTGGCTTTCCTGCGCGTGGCGGGGCCGCAGCGCACCGCTGAAATCCTCAAACGTCTGCCGCCGCAAGAGGCGCAGGCGGTGCAGCAGGCGCTCGACCAGTCTCCGAACATTGCCTCCACCCAGGTGGATGTCGCCGCCGATGCGGCCGCCACCTTTGTTGCCGCGGTCGGCCGCAAGCGCTGATGCGCAGACGTGTTGGCTGGAAGGCCGCGCTGGCGACTGTGATCGTGCTGCTGATGGGCGGTGATGCCCAGGCGCAGCAACTGGCGCAACAACAGGAAGGCCTTCGGGCCGCCAGCCGGCCGAAGCGACCGGATATCTGTTTCAATCGTCCCGAAATCGAAGCTGAAGCCATCGTGCGGGCCGGCATGATTATCCGCGATCATGCGCGCGCCTGCGCCCGTCGCGGTCATGACACAGGCATTCTCCAGCTCTGGGCTGCGTTCGACAGCGCCAATGCCGACAAGCTGCAGGATGCCGTGCAGGTGCGCGCCCAGGCCTACAAGCGCAACTGGCCCAAGGATCCCAACATCGCCCAGCGCTATGCGAATGAGTCGGTTGCTTCGCGCCAGCTCGTCGATTTCGCGCCGGAGGAATGCATGGCGCTGCGCGATCTGGTCGAGGGCTTCAAGATCTGGCCGGATTACATGAAGCATGTCCGCAGCGTCGAGGTCGGACAGGTCCTGGTGCTGATCCGGCAGTGTCCGCGGCGCTCGCCCGGCGAGCCGGGCGCCAGGCTGGACTGAGCCTAGCTCCCCGGCACCACGACGATGCGGTTATTTTCCAGCAGCAGGCTGCCGGCGCGGAAGACCGGCGTGCCGTAAGGATCCATCTGGCCGATCGCCCGCACGCGGTCGCCGGCCTTCACCTTGGTCAGGTCGCGCCAGGTCGGGCCGATCACGATCACCTGGCTGGAATTGCCGTCATTCAGCACAAAGGTCGTGGCCTGCGGCGACAGCACCACACCCTGGATCGTCACGGCCTTGCCGCGCGGGATTTCTGAAATCGGCACCAGCGGCGGCACTTCAAAGGCCATGCTGCGCGTCGTGCCGCGCTGGTTGTTCTGCTGCGTGCCGCTGGGCGCTTTCTTCTCGTCCTTCTTCTCAGTCTGCTGTGGCTGGCCCGGCTGTGCCGGTTGCGACGGCTGCGGCACGATGGGCTGGCTCGGCGGCTGCGCGGCGCGCGGATCGGCCTGGCTCGGTGTCGCCGGCGGTGTCACCGGGGCCGGCTGCTGCGCCAGCGCGGGCGCGGCGATCAGGATGGCTGCGCCAAGGATGAGAAGAGGCTTTAGATGCATCGGCCGCCATCGACCTCCATGCAGACACCGGTGATGAAATTCGCCTCGTCCGAGGCGAGATAGAGCGCGGCGTTGGCGATATCGGTCGGCGTCGAGAAACGGCCGATCGGGATGGTGCTGACGAATTTCGCCTTCATCTCCGAAGTCTCTTCGCCACCCATGAATTCTTTCAGCATCGGCGTCAGGCCGGCCACCGGGTTGAGCGCGTTGACGCGGATCTGCTCCGGCGCCAGTTCCACCGCCATCGCCTTGGTCAGCGTGATCACCGCGCCCTTCGAGCCATTGTACCAGACCAGGCCGGGGCGGGGCCGCACGCCGGCGGTGGAGGCGATGTTGATGAAGCAGCCGCCGCCGCGCTTGCGCATTTCCGGGATCGCATGCTGGGCCGAGAGATAGATGCTTTTCACGTTGACGGCGAAGAGCTTGTCGAAGGTGGCTTCGTCGGTATTCAGCAGCGATGCGTTGCGCTGCGGCATGCCGGCATTGTTCACCATGATGTCGAGCCCGCCGAAAGCTTCGACAGTCTTTTCCACCAGCGCCTTCATCTGCAGGTTCTGGCTGACATCGGCGGCCACCGGCAGTGCCTTCTGCCCGGCCTTGTTGATCTCGCCGGCGACTTTTTCGGCAGCCGCGAGATTCAGGTCGCCGATCACCACGGATGCGCCCTCGGCCGCGAAACGCTTGGCGATGCCTTCGCCAAAACCCGAACCGCCACCCGTTACGATCGCAACCTTGCCAGCCAGACGCATGAACCCGATTCCTTCCCTAAAAAAGCCATTCCGTTCACTCTAGCTTGCCGGCCGGGGCATGCAAGCGCCTGATTCCCCTGCTAGACTGCCAGGTATTAGATTGGGACATATCCAGGAATAGGGAGGCGCAGGTGCTGTTTCCGGGTTTCGAGCAAAAGCGTGTGGCCGGTGAGGGCGCCGAGATCAACCTGCGGATCGGCGGCAAGGGGCCGGCGCTGCTGCTGCTGCATGGCTACCCGCAAACCCATGCGATGTGGCACCGGATCGCGCCGAAACTGGCCGAAGACTTCACCGTGGTCTGCGCTGATCTGCGCGGCTATGGCGACAGCGGCAAGCCGGCCACCACGCCCGACCATGCCCCCTATGCCTTCCGCGCCATGGCTGCCGATATGGCAAAGGCGATGGCCACGCTGGGCTTCGACCAGTTCTTCCTCGCCGGCCACGACCGCGGCGCCCGCGTGTCGCATCGCCTGACGCTGGATCATCAGGCGCGCGTGAAAAAGGTGGCGCTGATGGATATCGTGCCGACGCTGCATCTTTACGAAAACATCGATCAGCAGGTGGCGACCGGCTACTACCACTGGTTCTGGCTGATCCAGCCGGCGCCGTTCCCCGAGAAGATGATCGGCTCCGATCCGGAATTCTATCTGCGCAAGAAGACCGGCCACTGGTCAGGCTCGAGCTTCAAATTCGATGACGCGGCCATGGCGGAATATCTGCGCTGCTTCAAGGAAGAAACCATCCACGCCTCCTGCGAGGACTATCGCGCGGCTGCCACCATAGATCTGGTGCATGACCGGGCCGACCGCGACGCGAACAAACGCGTGACCTGCCCGATGCTGGTGCTGTGGGGCAGCAAGGGCCTGATGGGCAAGGCCTATGATGTGCTGGGCGCATGGCGCGACCGTGTGAGCGGCAGCCTTGAGGGTCATGCCGTCAACAGCGGGCATTTCCTGCCCGAGGAAGCGCCGGACGAGACCTACGCGGCGATGCTCAAATTTTTCAAGGCCTGATCAAAGATGACCGAGACGCCGCCGCCCAATCCTGAAACCGAACTGCCGCCCCTGATCGCTGCCGGCATTGCGCCGGCGCCGAAGATCAGCCCGTTCACCCGGCTGCGCAACTATTTCCTCGCGGGCATCATCGTCACCGCGCCGATCGGCCTGACCATCTATCTGGTCTTCATCACCATCGAGGCGATCGACCGCAACGTGCGCAGTCTGGTGCCGCTGGGCTACCAGCCGGAACGCTTCATCCCCTACGACCTGCCGTTTGGTATTCCGGGGCTGGGCCTGATTGCCGCCCTGGTGATTCTGACCCTGATCGGTTTCCTCGCCACCAACCTGATGGGCCGCACGCTGCTCTCGCTGGGCGAGCGGATCGTGGCGCGCATGCCGGTGGTGCGCGGCGTCTATTCGGCGCTGAAACAGATTTTCGAAACCGTGTTCAGCCAGTCGGGCAATTCCTTCCGCCAGGTGGCGCTGGTGCCCTGGCCCTCCACCGGATCGTGGACCATCGCTTTCGTCACCAATTACATCCAGGGCACCGAGATCGCCGGGCATCTTGGCGAAGAGATCGTCACCGTCTATGTGCCGACCACGCCGAACCCGACCGGCGGCTACATGACCTATTATCGCCGCCGCGACATCCATATCCTGTCGGTGAGCGTGGACCAGGCGATGAAGCTGATCATTTCCTGCGGCGTGATCGTGCCGCCGGGATTGGTGACGGAACTGACGGCCGCAACGAAGACGGCCGAAGGAGGAAAGCCCAGTGGCAAGTCCGGCCCCGGAAACACAAGCCCAAACACCGGCACAGACGGCAACTTCACGCCCTGATCTGCCTGGCCAAGAAGAATTGGGCAGGGTCAGCCGTTTCGATCTGCGGGCGCTGGACAGGGATTTTCTCGACAATCCCTATCCGGTCTACCACCTGCTGCGGCAGCACGATCCGGTGCGTCACATGCCGGACGGCAGCTGGTTCCTGACCCGATACGACGACCTGCACGCGGTCTATAGGGATAATCGGCGGTTTTCTTCGGACAAGAAGATCGAGTTCGGCCCGAAATACGGCGAGGGCACACCGCTGCATCGCCACCACACCACCAGCCTGGTGTTCAACGACCCGCCGCTGCATACCCGCGTGCGGCGA includes:
- a CDS encoding glucose 1-dehydrogenase, giving the protein MRLAGKVAIVTGGGSGFGEGIAKRFAAEGASVVIGDLNLAAAEKVAGEINKAGQKALPVAADVSQNLQMKALVEKTVEAFGGLDIMVNNAGMPQRNASLLNTDEATFDKLFAVNVKSIYLSAQHAIPEMRKRGGGCFINIASTAGVRPRPGLVWYNGSKGAVITLTKAMAVELAPEQIRVNALNPVAGLTPMLKEFMGGEETSEMKAKFVSTIPIGRFSTPTDIANAALYLASDEANFITGVCMEVDGGRCI
- a CDS encoding alpha/beta hydrolase, which translates into the protein MLFPGFEQKRVAGEGAEINLRIGGKGPALLLLHGYPQTHAMWHRIAPKLAEDFTVVCADLRGYGDSGKPATTPDHAPYAFRAMAADMAKAMATLGFDQFFLAGHDRGARVSHRLTLDHQARVKKVALMDIVPTLHLYENIDQQVATGYYHWFWLIQPAPFPEKMIGSDPEFYLRKKTGHWSGSSFKFDDAAMAEYLRCFKEETIHASCEDYRAAATIDLVHDRADRDANKRVTCPMLVLWGSKGLMGKAYDVLGAWRDRVSGSLEGHAVNSGHFLPEEAPDETYAAMLKFFKA
- a CDS encoding DUF502 domain-containing protein produces the protein MTETPPPNPETELPPLIAAGIAPAPKISPFTRLRNYFLAGIIVTAPIGLTIYLVFITIEAIDRNVRSLVPLGYQPERFIPYDLPFGIPGLGLIAALVILTLIGFLATNLMGRTLLSLGERIVARMPVVRGVYSALKQIFETVFSQSGNSFRQVALVPWPSTGSWTIAFVTNYIQGTEIAGHLGEEIVTVYVPTTPNPTGGYMTYYRRRDIHILSVSVDQAMKLIISCGVIVPPGLVTELTAATKTAEGGKPSGKSGPGNTSPNTGTDGNFTP